A genomic region of Pelodiscus sinensis isolate JC-2024 chromosome 1, ASM4963464v1, whole genome shotgun sequence contains the following coding sequences:
- the RASL11A gene encoding ras-like protein family member 11A isoform X2, producing the protein MRLPTMSNNFLLAPILECSSPCFQSRDIKLAVLGAGSVGKSAMIVRFLTKRFIGDYEPNTGNLYSRLVHVEGDQVSIQIQDTPGFIQVQEGFVQVLDSLSRCAKWAEGFLLVYSITDYSSYQFIRPLYQHIRKVHPDSKIPIVIVGNKGDLLHARQYLCKEVSKLHNHSSSGDRRRSSIIPRPKSPNMQDLKRRFKQALSSKVK; encoded by the exons ATGCGCCTGCCGACCATGTCCAACAACTTCCTGCTCGCGCCCATCCTAGAGTGCTCCTCGCCCTGCTTCCAGAGCCGGGACATCAAGCTGGCGGTGCTGGGCGCCGGCAGCGTGGGCAAAAGCG CTATGATTGTTCGATTCCTAACAAAGAGATTTATTGGAGACTATGAACCCAATACAG GAAACTTGTATTCAAGACTTGTTCATGTAGAGGGAGACCAAGTTTCCATACAGATTCAAGACACGCCAGGATTTATTCAG GTGCAAGAAGGCTTTGTACAGGTGTTGGACTCTCTTTCTAGATGCGCGAAGTGGGCAGAGGGCTTTCTCTTGGTTTATTCTATCACCGACTACAGTAGCTACCAGTTTATTCGGCCTCTCTATCAGCACATACGCAAAGTTCATCCAGATTCTAAGATACCCATTGTTATTGTGGGAAACAAAGGGGATCTCCTCCATGCGAGGCAG TATCTTTGCAAGGAGGTTAGCAAACTACACAACCACAGCAGCTCTGGCGACAGAAGGAGATCATCCATCATACCTCGACCCAAATCTCCTAACATGCAAGATCTAAAGAGACGTTTCAAACAGGCATTATCTTCCAAAGTCAAATAA
- the RASL11A gene encoding ras-like protein family member 11A isoform X1, whose protein sequence is MRLPTMSNNFLLAPILECSSPCFQSRDIKLAVLGAGSVGKSAMIVRFLTKRFIGDYEPNTGNLYSRLVHVEGDQVSIQIQDTPGFIQVQEGFVQVLDSLSRCAKWAEGFLLVYSITDYSSYQFIRPLYQHIRKVHPDSKIPIVIVGNKGDLLHARQVQTDEGIQLANELGSVFLEISTSENYHGVYDVFQYLCKEVSKLHNHSSSGDRRRSSIIPRPKSPNMQDLKRRFKQALSSKVK, encoded by the exons ATGCGCCTGCCGACCATGTCCAACAACTTCCTGCTCGCGCCCATCCTAGAGTGCTCCTCGCCCTGCTTCCAGAGCCGGGACATCAAGCTGGCGGTGCTGGGCGCCGGCAGCGTGGGCAAAAGCG CTATGATTGTTCGATTCCTAACAAAGAGATTTATTGGAGACTATGAACCCAATACAG GAAACTTGTATTCAAGACTTGTTCATGTAGAGGGAGACCAAGTTTCCATACAGATTCAAGACACGCCAGGATTTATTCAG GTGCAAGAAGGCTTTGTACAGGTGTTGGACTCTCTTTCTAGATGCGCGAAGTGGGCAGAGGGCTTTCTCTTGGTTTATTCTATCACCGACTACAGTAGCTACCAGTTTATTCGGCCTCTCTATCAGCACATACGCAAAGTTCATCCAGATTCTAAGATACCCATTGTTATTGTGGGAAACAAAGGGGATCTCCTCCATGCGAGGCAGGTACAGACTGATGAGGGGATACAGCTAGCTAACGAACTGGGCAGTGTGTTTTTAGAAATCTCTACCAGTGAAAATTACCATGGGGTGTATGATGTTTTTCAGTATCTTTGCAAGGAGGTTAGCAAACTACACAACCACAGCAGCTCTGGCGACAGAAGGAGATCATCCATCATACCTCGACCCAAATCTCCTAACATGCAAGATCTAAAGAGACGTTTCAAACAGGCATTATCTTCCAAAGTCAAATAA